Sequence from the Microtus pennsylvanicus isolate mMicPen1 chromosome 12, mMicPen1.hap1, whole genome shotgun sequence genome:
ACATGCATGACCCTATTAAACTCGTCAATTCCCCCAGtggattttctgagaaatatgtTGAACTGTTTTCCTAAGAAACTTGGACCTTCTAGGCTATGCTCATAAAGAACATAGAATTTTAAAGCTGACTTCCTGGGACACAGATCTTAACTCTCTTGCCCTTGTCTCTTGCCCTGGGACATTCTGTTTAaccttcctgccttggtttctccATCTGCTAGACAAGCATATAACTGTCCTACTTCAAATGAAAGAAGATTCAACATCAGAGCATAGAAAGCTCTTGAGAAATATGCATTGCTTAATAAATGTAACCATACAAACAACCATATTTCAAAGTTCTAGTTTCCTAGAGTTCTAGTTTTCACAATAATCATAATTTGAGGATGCTAGAATTCAAATTCttcatgaaaacaaaatttcaacCAGACAACTTGCCCCTGTATCTTGTGGTGGTGGGATATGGCTATCTTGTCCTCGGAGATGTCAGATGACTTGACCCTTCATGTCTAACTGTCCAAAACGGAAAATATGAGGACTCACAGTCCCTTACAAAATCTTTCAAGACTGCCACTTGTACTTGGTGTGTATCCAGTCACATGGATGTTCAAGAGTTCTAATCTGTCCCTAGATGTCCCTGGTTCTTTTCCTTCAtagatcttcttgcctcaaatTCCATCACTCTTCTCTACTGCCCCCGCTAGTCTTCCTCACTCAAACCCTCCACACATTTCCACATTTCTTTGTGTCTACAACAGGCCCTCAGTACGAGTATGTGGTCTCTTTCCATGTATCCTGCATTCCCGTCATGCCTGCAGTTACGGTGAGTCCTAAGCACTGACTCAAAGACTTACCTTCCCCTACCTGACTGTGAGCTCCCAGGGAGAAGGGACAATAGCAATgcccctctgtttttttttttctttttacatgtgtatgtgtggtattgGTGTTTGGGAGGGGAGGGTTCACATTtgtgtgggagtgtgcatgtggaagcccagGGCTGATATCAGGAGTCTTCCTTGACTGCCCTctaccttattcattgaggcagggcCCCTCAGGGGAAGCTAGGGCTCACTGATTTTGCTGGTCTAGCTATCTGGCTTGCCAGGGATCCATCCTTACTTTCGTAGGGAGCTGGAAATACAAGGTTCAGCATTTACGTGGACGCATTCGGGCATGCAGGCTTGTCCAAGTacattatccactgagccacactcctgaTGCCAACAGTGCTTCTTTCGTGAAAGCACCCACAATGCCTCTTCTCGAGTATTAGCTGCTGTGCTTTGGGCAGTAATGCAGTGGAGTGACTTCTGGAATCAGAACTGCATTTATTCCCCTTGGTGTTCTCAGTCTCTCACACAGAGCTAGACCCAAAGGTAAAGAATGCCATTCAAAGGTTTGTTAAATAGGACATGTCTAGAAATTGCCATGGGATGGCTTTACTATGATAAGATCAtagtaatattaataatattagcAGTCGCTTAGCTTCCAAGGAGAAGACCTGTGCAAAGATACCAAGTACATGAGCATATGATTCCATGTCACTGAATGCCACATAACAGTGAGGTACGTACACAGTATCATCCTAATTTTAAATACTATATGGCCAGTTGATTGGCTGGAGAATCCTGCAGGGAAATCTAGATGTGAACCCTCCACAAATTCCTCAACATCAGTGTGCCTAAAGAGTGTGTTCTGCTCTCCAAAACAGCAAGAAAAGGAAAGTACAGCCACTGAGGAACTAGAATCCCGCTTGGCATAGGAGGGGACGTTTCCACCCTCTAGCAAGACTCTGAAAGTGGGCATGGGAGGGGGCATTTCACTCTCTAGCCGACTCTGAAACTGAACACGGGGGGCATATCATTCTCTAGCAGACTCTGAAACTGAGCGTGGGTGGGGGCGTTTCACCCTCTAGCCTATTCTGAAAGTGGGCAGAGGAGAGGGCATTTCACCCTCTAGCCGACTCTGAAAGTGGGCAGAGGAGAGGGCATTTCACCCTCTAGCCGACTCTGAAAGTGGGCATGGGAAGGTGAGACTGGCTCAGTCCCCTCACTGTGACTCTGCATAAAGGATTGGCTCTGAGTCCTTAGTAATCTGCTGAAGCTTTGACAATGTCTAATAGgttcccttctccccccccccttttttctcccttcctctcttcctctatctccctctctccctccttccacccctcccttcctcacagGTATATTACCCATGAAATTCATTTTTTGACAACTAAAGAGATTACAAAGTAAAAAACATTCACTGCCCTCAGAATCAGCATATAAGAGCACACCCACGTCCGTTATGTGAGACATACCCATAACCCCAGCACACAAGTCTGGGGAGAGCTGACGAGGCAGgattgtgagttctagaccagccttgtTGTAGGGacaccttatctcaaaaaaaaaaaatgttcaaagcaGATGGGGTCCTGGTGTTTGAGCCAACTCTACACAGCAACTCCAGTATTACTGAGCTGTAGAAAACTGCCCAACactcctctgcctccacttccaaggCCGTACTATGGTGATTATAATGTGTTTGGAGCACGGGGTAAGTTAATACACACCTACTCGGCACTGTAGTAGGAATTTGGCAGATGTTAGGGCAGACATGGCTACAACCAGCCTAATGATAGAGACATGTATCAGACATGAGCACAGTCTCGAAAATCTGTTCTTTACGTTCAGCTGCTTCTGTAGTGGTCTCGTGTAATCTTGAATACTTGGGAGAAAGACCACATTTGCATGTAGGAAAGAGAAGAGGCTAGAAGTTGGCACAGCTCTAACTTCCTGGCAGAGGAGGCACGTCTTCAAACTAGTTTCCTCTGATCCTCAACTGGAAAGCAAGGAAGCCAATTCACCCTCGTAGGGCGGAAGCCTACCTCTGTTGACGCTGGGCAGAGCTACCGAAGGTGATAGGTGACAATAGACTCCCATAAGCTAGACTCTCCAACTGCACCATCGGGGTGACAGCGAAGGAGATGGGTCACATGAGGAACAGGCAAGGCACTGGGAACGGGCAGGTGTCCAGCCTGAAGGGTCGGCCGGACCCCACGTTGGGCAGGACGAGCAGTGTCACGTCTTCTGTGTGTTACAAAAGACAGAACTTCAGATTCCTATGAAAAATGTCAAGATGCTCAAACTCTACAGGCCAtgcgactgtgtgtgtgtgtgtgtgcgcgcgcgtgtgtgcgcgtgtgcgtgtgtaccACAAACAGCCTGTTTTCTGAGATCTCTGTAAGAACTGACCTCTGCAGCTTTCGTAAGTTCTGACGAAGACAATGCTTTCCTTCATTCTGACATATGGGATAAAGATACCTTCTCTTATTAGGCAGCAAAGAACTGAATTGCCACCAAGAGTATACACTGAAAACTTTGATTTGAAAATCTCAAATAGAGTTCAGGAAACCAGAGAAATGTATTTATTCTAGCCTGGTCCATCTGTGTAATCACCAGACATCACATACACAGTAGCACAGAAACTGTGGATTCCTCGATGGCTCCCCTAACAGATGGCCTTTGACGTCCACAGAAGTTACAGTGTGACTTCTAGATAATTAGTGCTGTCAATGTGGTAAGTGAGTTAAATTACAAATCTTCACATTTATATATAGCTctttttacaaataaatttttaagaccCAACTgtccaacttttatttttaaacactaatATTGCTGAACAAAAAGTCTGCAATAAATATTCCCCCGGGTTGGCAGGGGAAGTGATTTTACACAGAACCTGTGCAACAGCGAATGTCTGAGTCTATATTTAAAACTATAGTTGTCCCGTGTGGTTACTGACACCTTgtattttggaaaaagaaaactcttgcgttttaaacaaaatttgttattaatttaagaagtaaatgTTCTCATCCTACTAATATTACTTATGGTTAGATTACTCCCCAAATCATAAATAGGTGGTTCACTGGCTCCTCGAGTTTACTTAACAATTAAATTTTAAGTGAACCTTTATAATTACAATTAAGTGTGTTTCCTTccttatttatgaatatatttgtaaTTATAATTCAGTCAACACAGGAAAAGGAACATAGGACACCTTTCTACAAAGGATAGCTGAACTGTCCAGTGAGATATTTTCCTTCAGCCTGAAAACAGAACATCAAACTGCCGAATATTTTAACCAAAGATGAATACGTTGTAGCGTTCACCATGTTTGCAAAGTCAGATCTCGTTGGTAGCCAAGGACTTCAAGACCAAAAAGTGCTGTGTCTTTCTGGACCTCTCTTCCACAATCGTGATAGGTTACCACAAATTTCCTCAAAAGTGCGGGCGACTCAGCCAGAGTAGCAACATCCCACCTGGCTCCTACTTCACCATACGGGCCTATTCACAGCCACCACCCATCAACTGGAACTGAAATCCGGGCAGCTCTTCCCAGGTAATGGGGGTTCCTGCTGCAGAGGGTAGGCAAAATACTGGGGTGACACCAGGAAACCGGACGGCTGGGTTAGGTGTATGGCATGGCCAGTAGAGTAAGGAGGGGGTGATGAGGGTACCAGGCAGCCTGGCTCAGGCCTGGCAAAGGAGAACCTCCGGACAGAGCCCCCTGTGGAGCTGGAGCTGGTGGCTGTGCTGGACTGCCTGGAAGGCGCTCTGAGGCTGGTGGAGGTGAGGATCATGGGCAAGGTCTCTGTCTGGTAGCTGCGGAGTGAGAAGCGGATTGGCTGCTGGGAGGGCTCCTTGGGTCTCAAACAGGTGCAGCAATAAATAGCCACTAAAGAGCCCAAGATGATGAAGGCGATGAAGATGGAGCCGACGATCAGGAAGGGGACGTAGACAGGCTCTAAAAGGCaaacaacagacacacacaaatgctgGGTAAAGGTCACTCATACCCTTAGTCTCTGCTTTAGCATCTTAGATGTGGGAGGCCCGAAGGTTCGTTACCGCTACTGCTCAGCTTCTCAAAGCATGTGACTGGCAATCTCCGAATCGCAAACTATGATGTTGGAATGTTCAACTGATACTGTTGCCACTGTTAGCAATTAGCAGTCATATTAAATGTCTGGAAGTCAGAAATGACCAGTCTGTCGTCCTGTTCATGCACTAAAGGGAAAAGCTGAGTTTGAGGGTCACCGTGGATGTGTATTAGGAGTTCTAtctatcatggtgggacacttaAGAGCCTAATCCAACTCGTGGACTGACAATCTATCTTCTGTCCAAATGTTTCCAgtctaagaaaagaaaagcaggcctGTTGAAGGAAGCCCCGGGTGTTACAAGTCTCTAGAGATATATAAAGAGGTCCACAGGGAGCCCCAATTTACTGCATCTCCCACTACCTCACAAACCACCAGTCCTGACTCCAGGAGCCAtacctctgcctctgcattcCCACCCACAGGCAGAACAACGTGCAATTCTTAGTAGTGGTGAACCAGACTTTTTCTAAATGCATCCCTCAGACAGCAAACTAGTTTGCTTCCATTTCTAAAGGAAAGATAGAAATAAGACTTTTCCCCCTAGAGGTATCAATGGGGCAGCTGCTCCGGTGGCTTCGCTGTGTCAATGAATCACTGAGAGGCAGCCTCCAGCTTCTGGGCTGCAGAAAAAACCCTGAGTCAACCAAGGCCCTTGTGCCGGCTTTCTGTATCTGATTGGTCTTACCACGGAGACCATGAGAGATAGAAACTCGCTCTTATCCGGATACAGATACAAATCAGAATGCTGTTTACTTTTCCAGAGATGCTCAGTTAGTTCTACAGTGTCccttatgcccccccccccccacttaagTAACAGAGGTGTACAAGGCGGGGCAAAAGTGACCTGCAAGACCTGTGCCCTGTGCCAAGCAGCTGCATGCTGGTTTCATCAATAAACTGATTCTCCGATGGCAATATGCCCATCTTAAATTCGAGAAGTGGCTCGGTGTAGTTAAGTCACCAGAGGTTAAACTGCTCGCAGGAGACAAAGCCACTCTCCATCTGGTTTGGCCTGATCTCAGAGTCACTAAATGGTGAGAGTACTCCAAtcctctgctctctcttttgGAGCCCCACCCACCGCTCCCCGGAGGAGGCTGGCTTATCTTGTCCCAAGTACAGGACCAGGACCGGGAACCAGCAGAGAAGTCTAGTTGACCAACAGGCCATGATAGCCCAGAGTTCCCGCTTTCCAGGAAATAGTCTGGAAACTACTTCCCATGTCCTCAGGACTGGAAATGTTAACACCCTCCCCCAACCACCGAAATGAAATTCGCTGACCCCCTTTCCTCTGGGTTGTCATTTGGGGATTGAGACTCCGGTCCCTCTCCCTGCATTTCTCAGGCTCTCAGTGTGCAGGCTCCAGGCCGCTGCCTCCCAGTCCAGGGGAGTCACCAGCTCTCAGCTCCACACTTCTCGGGTTTCCTAGCCGTAAAACCATCGCCTTGAGCTGTAAAAGGTTTCCCTAATGTTCCAATTCAAGTGGAAAACTTTTTTCAAGGTGTAAATTTCCTCTGCTTGGGGTAGTGATTTATTCACCTTTTAAGTGAGCAAGTGAGCGGAAATTTGACCCGTGTTTTCCGACGTGAGAATAGGGGGCCCTGAGAAAGCCCTATGACCCTGAATTTTAAATCCCTACCTCGAAGACTTGGGTGTTTCTGAAAAGCATGACAATGGGGGCTGGGCCAGAGAGTTAGGTAATAGatgtaaagaaataaagggagtTTGGAAGAGTGAGGAAATGTTAACACtcgacaaaaagaaaaaaagaaagaaaaaaaagaaagcgagagaggggaagggaagggaaggggaagggaagggaaggggaaggaaagggaagggaagggaagggaggggaggggaaggaaaggaaaggaaaggaaaggaaaggaaaggaaaggaaaggaaaggaaaggaaaggaaaggaaaggaaaaaaagaaaagaaagctgccTACGAACGGATTTCGGCTGTTGACCACAATCGCCTTCATTGCCTTTCCTGACCAGAACGCCCACGAAAACCCAGGCTAGTTCCAGCTGTCTTCTCCAGGAGCACCAGGTGCACGCCAGCCCTACAGTCCCTGCAATCCCTAGCAAACTTTCCCTAGGGCCGAACCGCGCAGACCACGTGCAGCTGGGATCCAAACTGCAAAGCAAAAGTATTCCCTAATCTGAATGCGGTCATCCACCCTTTCTGAATCCCTAGACCCAGCGGAGTTCATTTTGCGCCCCGAGCTAGTAAAGCATGTCTGTGTCTGGTGGACACGGCTATTCCGTGCCGGGGAGCCGCACTTACGCGCGGTAATGCCGGGATGCTCCAGCTCTCCGCGGTCGTTGGTGCAGCCGCCCTGCTCCAACCTGGCGTCGGCTGCAGCGCAGCAGTAGCGCAGCGCACACGAGCCGCAGCAGATGGTGGCGTCCTGCGTGTCGAAGTCCTCGGGGCACTGGAAACCCTCGTGATAGTTGCCCTGAGTGTCCACCCAGCCGTGGCAGTATTCCCCAGGCTGCTGTGCGTCCGCCGGGCCACAGCGCAGCAAGCCCACGAGGAAACAGAGCGCCAGCAGCGCCCCCATCGTCGCCCCGCGCCTGGTGGCAGTTGGAGAGTCGGAGGGCGGAGCTGGGGCTCCGGGGACCACGGTTCCGCCTCCCTCCCGGCACTGCGCTGCCAGTTGACCCGGCGGTCGAGAACGCTCTCTCGTGGGTTAGCAGCGGCGGGGCAGGAGGAGCGGGCTGCGCCACGGACTCCGCTGGCAGAAGGATAGCATGGTGCGCGAGGGCGAGGGGATCAGGGTGCAAGGGAGGCTACCGCGGAGGCCGCAACGGAAGCAGCGGCCGCCCTTGGCCCCGCTCATCGCGCTAGGAACACCCGGGCCCGGGCCGCCTCCTTTCCCGCTTTCCTCGCGGGCCGTCTAACTCGCGCCCCGGACTAACAACCACAAGGCCGGGCAGCGTCCCGATCGTGGACTGATGCGGGTAGTTGTCTCCCCACGTGCAGCCCGGGGACCGGCTGCTAACTCAGCTCCGGCCCCTGACTGTCACGCGGGCCGGAGACAGCCTAGCCGCGACCAAGTGCAGAGAACTTGGGGTGGCTGACAGCTCTGCCTGCAGGGCGTCCCTTaaaaaggcagagggaggaggagacacgCGGGTGAGGAGAGTCCGCCCTCCGGGGTCGCCGCGCGAGCTAATCACAGCGGACGCACCGTGGTGCGGTCCCAGACACCCGCAGGTTCACGCGCGTCTCCCCGCCTCCCCCACCCACAACGCTCCCCCCGGACTAGGCGGTGACCCGAAGGGAAACAatcaccctcccttctcccccaccccccaaacacaCCTAGCTGTCACGTAGCCAGGAAATACCCGCAGAACGACGACTAAGGCTACGGTCCCTCCTTCGTCCACGCACGCCAGCTCGCGAGGGGACACGCTGGCCAGGTTGAGTTTCACGGGTTTCATTTAAAAACGAGCGCGGAGGCTGGAGGTCGTCGGGTGTTCTCTCGGCTTCTGCACCGACCCAGTTTATTCCTGGGCTGCCGATTCTAGGGATTCATTCGGTTCCGATAACCTGATTTTTAAGATCACCAGCATTAGCACTTcgctcctcaccccaccccctccacccccctccTAGCCGCCACAAGTTCACTCTCAGTCGCCTCCTTCCCGCACCGCTGAGCCGGCGCCGGGGAGGACCCGGGTCAGCTCCGCCAGCCGCACTTCAAAGGCCAGGATTTCGGTGTTCGCGCCcgcaaaggaaataaaagagcaGAATTAATGATAATCGAGCCTATCTGAACTTCTGTTCGGGcaaagaaacacatttatttaaatgATGCGTCCCTTGTGGGCTGTTTGCAGGGGCACGGCTCTTCCAGCGGAGGGAGAGCCTTGTGAAGCCAGAGTTATGTGAAACCTGGGCTAACGTCAGGGCTTTATTTTTACGGCAACCTGTGTTTCCTCTCCGGGTTTATTGGTTAGGTACGTGTGAGGACGTTTGTCTTAGCCACACGGTTTGTCAAGCACTCTGAATACCGCCACCGATTTAGATGTTAGCCAAGTCTCGtgaaacaaatgaaggaaaagtGTGTGAGCGCCGCTAACACGAGTGTGCGGTCAGAAGTATTTATCACATCCGCAGCTCGCCCATGGTCCCAGAGGCTTCTAGAAAAACGTCAATGTCGAATAAAGCGGCTTATTTTTAAGTATCTAAACTAAAGTCTATTTCGGGTAAAGAATTGCTTCTAGCTTCTAATCTTAAAAATCGAGATTATcatataattataaaatcaatCTCCATCATGACACGTGCTTAAACGGACTGCGCAAAACTTACTCTCTGATAGATTTGGGGAGGAGGGGACAACGATAAGTTAACGGGATGTTAAGGAAGGCCAACTTACGTTTAGGCAAACACATAATGAGTACGTTTTCTTTGACGAAGAACTTAATTGACGCATAAAGGGAAGCTATTTTGGTAGAGATTTCGTAGGTaatggatttttatttatatagggAAAAAATGTTGCCACTAggctttaaagttgaagaaacaAAAGCTCTAGATTTTTGCAGCCAGGGCGGTTTTGTTTTCAGGAAAACAAAGGTGATTTAGAAACCGCAGCAAGCGTGAGCTACAATGATCGTAATAAAATGATCAGACTCAAAGCCACACTAACTCTTAATAACTTTCCCAGAACCACACTACTtaataccttttttaaaaaaaaaagttaagatttGAGGAATTTCATTACATCACAAGTGTGTGAAACTGTACAGCAGCAACAGCCCCTCCGACAGTTCCCCAAGGGTCAAGTTTCCCCCTTATCCAGCTGTTCTTTGATAGCGTTAATATTTTAAAGAGTGATTTGTTGGCACTTCCCGCCCATCAATTACGGTCTCTGTGCCGCAGTGGGGTGCTTTTCCCTGGGACACGAGCTATAATTAATTTCCTCATTTAGAGCCCTTGTCTGCTTGACTTATTCAGAGGGTGTTCTACCCAAATTTAGTTGGATGATGTTTACTAGTGAAAAATAACCAAACTCCTAAATTAGTTGGTGCTCCATAAATCCGGTGCGTTCGAACACTAAAGCAACTGTGCACCATGCGTTCCTCGCTAAGTCCTGGGTCCTAAGTGCTTTcaggttacaaaaaaaaaaaaaaaaaaaaaaaaaaccaggggaCTAGGGCAGGGGTAAGTATGTTGAGAGCTGCTTCCATACTTATCATATCATAAAAGATTCCCTTCAGCTTCACACATGCGTTCAAAGACAATGAGCCTCTTTTAAGGTTTACAAATATCCAAAATTTCAGGGATTCTGTTATTGTTTTCATAGTAAAGGAAGATTTGAAGACCCCTAGAGACTCCCTCCCCAAAGCTTTTGTGGGGAGTGTCATAGCGAAAGATGACCAAAACTTTCTACCCAAGGTATCAGGTAGAGGTTTTagaatgttttacacacacacgtgcacgcacgcgcacacacaaacacacacacacacacacacacaccatctcagcaacaaacaacaacaaaaaatccctATTTTGGGAAATAACCCAATCTTAAGAAATCACTTTCCCAGCCTATTCTCTCTTGTGGTCTTCAGGAAATTTCTATAGGAAATGAGTTACATGATATGATGCCTGGGGTTTTCTTTAATAAACACCAGGAAGGGggtgaggggaagagaagggagaagaaaaggggaacaTGGAAAGAAGATGGAATGGCAACATGCTGATTATTGCAGCTGGGCAAAGGGACCTCGTATGACAGAATCATAGCTCTGTTTTTTCACACACTTTCTCTGGTGTCACCACTGTTGGGGACGCAGGGCCTTATGGATGCTGAGCGTGTCCTCTGCCATTGGGTCCTACTACCAGGTCCGATTTCTTTTAAATCATAAATCAGTTCTGTATTCTCCTTTATCAAAccttgttctgtttgtttctctctctctctctctctctctctctctctctctctctctctctctcatattcttTCCAGCACAataagtggagagagagagaggcagagagagaagacaacCTGGTGAGGGCTAAGAactaaaatatgcaaaagaaagaggaagaaactcCAAGAAATGCCTTAAAAAGTTGGGGGTGGGAGATTGGCTTTGATTGGAGCTTTCTTTGGCATTGTGGCCAGTTTTCTAGGTCCTTTAAATCCCAGGATGCATAATGTCCAGAACCTTCTTTGTTATTAATGTTCTCTTCTgccaaaacagcaacaaatggTTCTTTAACCCATCCTTTTAACCCAGTCCTTTTCTGGAGTGGTTCTTTATCACCAACTCTCCTTTAACTCCTTTGCTGGTGACCTAAAGGAATTTTAGGGTCACTCACTATAAATCTTCCAGACCCTTGTCCACCTGAGGTAGTTTGAAAGTGATTTCTTTTGAGAGTTTCAGTATCTCGTATTTACCATTAAGTATAGAAAGCTCCCAAGAAATAGGAAGTTTTACCCTTAGAGCCTGGCAACTGGTCCCCATGGAGGTATTGTAGAATCAATTCCTCACGATT
This genomic interval carries:
- the Shisa3 gene encoding protein shisa-3 homolog, with the protein product MGALLALCFLVGLLRCGPADAQQPGEYCHGWVDTQGNYHEGFQCPEDFDTQDATICCGSCALRYCCAAADARLEQGGCTNDRGELEHPGITAQPVYVPFLIVGSIFIAFIILGSLVAIYCCTCLRPKEPSQQPIRFSLRSYQTETLPMILTSTSLRAPSRQSSTATSSSSTGGSVRRFSFARPEPGCLVPSSPPPYSTGHAIHLTQPSGFLVSPQYFAYPLQQEPPLPGKSCPDFSSS